The following proteins come from a genomic window of Pirellula staleyi DSM 6068:
- a CDS encoding cob(I)yrinic acid a,c-diamide adenosyltransferase codes for MKIYTRTGDEGETGLFGGPRVRKDNARIEAYGTVDELNAFLGLARCETLPPLIEHVLEQVQADLFSVGAELATPEPQKLNMPLVGDADVTQLELAIDALEEPLQPLRNFILPGGTKAAATLHVARGVCRRAERWVVHLGAAEQVEISPWIIRYLNRLSDYLFVAARYANYSASVADVPWQHR; via the coding sequence ATGAAAATCTATACCCGCACGGGTGACGAAGGCGAAACGGGGCTCTTTGGTGGCCCTCGGGTCCGCAAAGATAATGCACGCATCGAGGCCTACGGCACGGTCGACGAGCTAAATGCGTTTTTGGGTCTTGCGCGGTGTGAAACGCTGCCGCCGCTGATCGAGCATGTGCTGGAACAAGTGCAAGCCGACCTGTTTTCGGTGGGGGCGGAACTAGCTACGCCGGAGCCTCAAAAGCTAAATATGCCCTTGGTGGGCGACGCCGATGTGACGCAGCTCGAACTGGCGATCGATGCCCTGGAAGAGCCCCTTCAGCCGCTCCGAAATTTCATTTTGCCAGGTGGCACGAAAGCGGCGGCGACCTTGCACGTGGCCCGGGGCGTTTGTCGACGGGCGGAGCGCTGGGTGGTGCATCTGGGGGCGGCGGAGCAGGTGGAGATTTCCCCTTGGATCATTCGCTACCTCAATCGATTGAGCGACTATCTGTTTGTCGCCGCCCGCTATGCGAATTATTCCGCCAGTGTGGCCGATGTGCCGTGGCAGCATCGTTAG
- a CDS encoding Mov34/MPN/PAD-1 family protein encodes MPSVPTTDTFSLGDLQSPRSVGTVYLSSAAIVLPQNVLDEIIAFSEQDLRRERGGFLLGGVYGTKPMLVVIKHFHPAAEAKSRAASLVFTHDTWAELHREAELKYPGLSIVGWHHTHPDFGIFLSSYDKFIHHNFFPQPWHVAMVVDPRRKELGFFHWRDRQIEPCGFVTGRLA; translated from the coding sequence ATGCCCAGCGTACCGACTACCGACACGTTTTCTCTCGGAGATTTGCAGTCTCCGCGATCGGTCGGGACGGTCTATTTGTCGAGCGCGGCGATTGTGTTGCCCCAGAATGTGCTCGATGAAATCATCGCGTTTTCCGAGCAAGATTTGCGTCGCGAGCGTGGCGGGTTCTTGCTCGGCGGCGTCTATGGCACCAAGCCGATGCTGGTCGTGATCAAGCATTTTCATCCCGCTGCGGAAGCCAAGTCGCGGGCAGCATCGCTTGTCTTTACGCACGATACATGGGCCGAGCTTCATCGCGAAGCCGAGCTGAAATATCCCGGACTTTCCATCGTCGGCTGGCATCATACGCATCCCGACTTCGGCATTTTTTTGTCGAGCTACGACAAGTTCATCCACCACAATTTTTTCCCCCAGCCGTGGCATGTCGCTATGGTGGTCGATCCGCGCCGCAAGGAACTCGGGTTCTTTCACTGGCGTGATCGGCAGATCGAGCCTTGTGGTTTTGTGACCGGCCGTTTGGCCTGA
- a CDS encoding ubiquitin-conjugating enzyme E2 codes for MSEDRTSRITGDVKKLRELAEQSRVFEVEATGEPVERFMLRFRGKGLARGTSMSSEMAISELHEVEIRLPFSYPESPPDVRWLTPIVHPNVSFSGFVNLGDLGLNWSPALSLDVVCERLWDAIRLAYVNEDRVVDFTARNWLEKQTTYTLPLDNRPLVGQTQVVSSNVVRYSRVAGQPTTLGGAASSEVMFIDENTPSPKLPERRAIRPANRPAASGDGDVLYIGPE; via the coding sequence GTGAGCGAAGATCGAACGAGCCGAATTACGGGCGATGTGAAAAAGCTTCGTGAGCTGGCCGAGCAGAGCCGCGTGTTTGAAGTGGAAGCCACCGGAGAACCGGTCGAACGGTTCATGCTTCGCTTTCGTGGCAAGGGGCTCGCGCGCGGCACGTCGATGTCGAGCGAAATGGCGATCAGCGAACTGCACGAGGTGGAAATCCGTTTGCCATTTTCCTATCCCGAGAGTCCGCCTGATGTCCGTTGGCTTACGCCGATTGTGCATCCGAATGTTTCGTTCAGCGGATTCGTAAACCTGGGAGATCTAGGGCTCAATTGGTCCCCTGCCCTGTCGCTCGATGTTGTTTGCGAACGTCTGTGGGACGCGATTCGACTTGCTTACGTCAACGAAGATCGCGTTGTCGACTTCACCGCCCGCAACTGGCTCGAGAAGCAAACGACTTACACCTTGCCGCTCGACAATCGCCCGCTGGTGGGGCAAACCCAAGTGGTCTCGAGCAACGTGGTCCGCTACAGCCGCGTCGCTGGTCAGCCGACGACCCTCGGTGGTGCTGCGAGCAGCGAAGTGATGTTCATCGACGAGAATACTCCCTCTCCCAAACTCCCCGAGCGACGCGCGATCCGCCCCGCGAATCGTCCTGCGGCCAGTGGCGATGGCGATGTGCTGTACATTGGTCCTGAATAA
- a CDS encoding P-II family nitrogen regulator yields the protein MKKVEAIVRHFKLEEVKNALAERGVHGMTICEVRGFGRQKGHTEMYRGTEYAVDFVPKVKLEVVCSDANLALVIDTIMRSAQTGQIGDGKIFVHDLLDVVRIRTGETGQDAL from the coding sequence ATGAAGAAGGTGGAAGCTATTGTTCGTCACTTCAAATTGGAAGAAGTGAAAAACGCCCTCGCCGAACGTGGCGTGCATGGCATGACGATCTGCGAAGTGCGCGGATTCGGTCGCCAAAAGGGGCACACCGAAATGTATCGCGGCACCGAATACGCCGTCGATTTCGTTCCCAAAGTGAAGCTCGAAGTGGTCTGCTCCGATGCCAATCTGGCACTCGTGATCGACACCATCATGCGATCGGCTCAAACCGGGCAGATTGGCGACGGCAAGATCTTCGTGCACGACCTGCTCGATGTCGTTCGAATTCGTACCGGTGAGACCGGACAAGACGCACTCTAG
- a CDS encoding RING finger protein, whose translation MTCALLAGLILIATAVWLAIYLAVGTSKAPWPAQLARLAENRRGNFQPSSWGSAPRTTFRYGESWVSVTVAAYGTSDSLPVLEISMTLPRVYPRLDVLPRHASHAHVELPPPLLEVLSGDPEFDQQFRTIARTPSDATASLSTGVRAAIEQLVRFPERSWAEVNCARTMLTIRKRWLSTRPTDLIEFTDIAVGLYDQLLITSSEGIEFVAPGDAVVIDGARCVVCGETLETDIVSCVKCKTPYHRDCWEYAGACSTFGCGETRAVAPRIAQLSPQKEQPTENSDSGPPVESQP comes from the coding sequence GTGACGTGCGCCTTACTGGCTGGTTTGATCCTGATCGCCACCGCCGTCTGGCTCGCAATCTATCTGGCGGTCGGGACGTCGAAAGCCCCTTGGCCTGCGCAGCTGGCGCGCTTGGCCGAGAATCGCCGGGGTAACTTTCAGCCGTCGAGCTGGGGCTCGGCCCCGCGCACCACCTTTCGCTATGGCGAGAGCTGGGTCAGTGTCACGGTTGCCGCTTATGGCACGAGCGATTCGCTGCCGGTCCTCGAGATCAGCATGACGTTGCCACGCGTTTATCCGCGTCTCGATGTCCTTCCGCGACATGCCAGCCATGCGCATGTGGAGTTGCCCCCACCGCTGCTCGAAGTCCTCTCGGGTGACCCAGAGTTTGACCAGCAGTTTCGGACGATTGCCCGAACTCCCAGCGATGCCACGGCGTCCCTTTCCACCGGGGTGCGCGCGGCGATCGAGCAGCTGGTCCGTTTCCCTGAACGTTCGTGGGCGGAAGTCAATTGCGCTCGCACCATGCTCACGATTCGCAAGCGATGGTTGTCGACCCGCCCCACCGATCTCATCGAGTTCACCGACATTGCCGTGGGGCTGTACGATCAGCTGCTCATCACCTCGAGTGAAGGGATTGAATTCGTCGCGCCCGGCGATGCGGTGGTGATCGACGGCGCAAGATGCGTGGTGTGCGGAGAAACTTTGGAGACCGACATCGTGAGCTGCGTGAAGTGCAAAACTCCCTATCATCGCGACTGCTGGGAATATGCCGGTGCTTGCAGCACGTTTGGCTGTGGAGAAACCCGGGCGGTCGCCCCCCGCATCGCGCAGCTGTCGCCCCAGAAGGAACAACCGACCGAAAATAGCGACTCCGGGCCTCCCGTGGAGAGTCAGCCATGA
- a CDS encoding ubiquitin-conjugating enzyme E2 codes for MRESPRQRRLASDHRLLTQLAADSSIFRFEATGNPPEYYVLRFHGRGAYRPDPAQAPRLLAVHEVHVRLGASYPRSMPELSWKSPVFHPNISAGGIVCLGGYGKHWVPSLMLDELCTMLWDMIRYENYDPNSPYNREAALWSKSQGPGILPLDPRPLRDLVASREAATHQPPPSTAQRPAAAAPTSSAVQAEIVPAAEEEGLFFIDDAEPAGPAPVAGPFPPRRAAPTRPPVPPPRRAESSRPPSPPADDGIEFV; via the coding sequence GTGCGCGAATCTCCTCGTCAACGTCGACTGGCTAGCGATCATCGCTTGCTAACACAACTGGCCGCTGACAGCAGCATTTTTCGCTTTGAAGCGACCGGCAATCCGCCGGAATATTACGTGCTGCGATTTCATGGTCGTGGGGCGTATCGTCCCGACCCTGCACAAGCGCCCCGTCTGCTGGCAGTTCACGAAGTGCATGTGCGTCTGGGGGCTTCATACCCCCGCTCGATGCCCGAACTCTCGTGGAAATCCCCGGTGTTTCACCCCAATATCTCGGCTGGCGGCATTGTCTGCCTGGGAGGATATGGAAAGCACTGGGTCCCAAGTTTGATGCTCGACGAGCTCTGCACGATGCTGTGGGACATGATTCGCTACGAGAACTACGACCCCAACAGCCCTTACAATCGCGAAGCGGCTCTCTGGTCGAAATCGCAAGGTCCCGGCATCTTGCCACTCGATCCGCGTCCGCTGCGCGATCTGGTTGCCTCGCGCGAAGCTGCCACCCATCAGCCTCCTCCATCGACCGCGCAGCGACCCGCCGCAGCGGCTCCGACCTCTTCTGCCGTGCAGGCCGAGATTGTCCCTGCAGCCGAGGAAGAGGGACTGTTCTTCATCGACGATGCTGAGCCAGCGGGCCCAGCGCCGGTGGCGGGGCCGTTCCCGCCACGTCGCGCAGCGCCAACGCGACCTCCTGTTCCGCCGCCGCGCCGCGCAGAGTCGTCGCGTCCTCCGTCGCCGCCAGCTGATGACGGGATTGAGTTCGTTTAG
- a CDS encoding ammonium transporter, which yields MSSTLSVVKCSWLALLLLGCATVGWAQEGSSAPPSIEERVTAVEGAASSAALAGHNAWMLTSAALVLFMTAPGLAMFYSGLVRKKNVLGVMMQCIFLMGLMTVIWALYGYSLSFGGTLGEEGYNPYIGNFDYVLMRNVERTFNAETGEVETPMEGAIPRLTHMLFQGMFFIITPALICGAFAERMKFSTMVVFSILWGTILYCPLCHMVWDGGLLAFLKPNDDGKGWMAGPGLMGGALDFAGGTVVHISSGVSALVCALVIGKRLGYGSDPMPPHNLTYTTLGAAMLWVGWFGFNAGSELASDGLTSSAFAVTHFSAAAGTLSWALMEWVLRGKPSVLGACSGAVAGLVCITPAAGFVGPMAALAMGFIAGIVCFLACTKLKHTFGYDDSLDAFGVHGVGGTLGAILTGVFATVNVADTALISNGKPLGLVDGETRVLVGQIVATLVTWVVSAIVTFVLLKVLDLTMGLRVRRDEELQGLDLSQHGEEGYIFL from the coding sequence ATGTCTAGTACTCTATCGGTGGTGAAATGTAGTTGGCTCGCACTGCTGCTGCTCGGCTGCGCAACGGTGGGATGGGCTCAAGAAGGATCGTCGGCACCGCCGTCGATCGAGGAGCGTGTTACGGCGGTGGAAGGTGCTGCGTCGAGTGCAGCGCTCGCCGGACATAACGCCTGGATGCTCACTTCTGCAGCACTCGTGCTCTTTATGACAGCACCAGGGCTGGCGATGTTCTACAGCGGCTTGGTCCGTAAGAAGAATGTCCTCGGTGTGATGATGCAATGCATCTTCCTGATGGGGCTGATGACGGTGATTTGGGCTCTCTATGGCTACTCGCTCTCGTTCGGCGGAACGCTCGGCGAAGAGGGCTACAACCCGTACATCGGCAACTTCGACTACGTGCTGATGCGCAACGTCGAGCGGACTTTCAATGCCGAAACCGGCGAAGTCGAAACTCCGATGGAAGGTGCGATTCCACGTCTGACGCACATGCTTTTCCAGGGGATGTTTTTCATCATCACCCCGGCCCTCATCTGCGGTGCCTTTGCCGAACGAATGAAGTTCAGCACGATGGTGGTCTTCTCGATTTTGTGGGGCACGATTCTCTACTGCCCGCTATGCCACATGGTGTGGGATGGTGGTTTGCTCGCCTTCCTCAAGCCCAACGATGATGGCAAAGGTTGGATGGCAGGGCCCGGCTTAATGGGTGGCGCACTCGACTTTGCAGGTGGCACCGTGGTGCATATCAGCTCGGGTGTCTCGGCGCTTGTTTGTGCGCTGGTGATTGGCAAACGCTTGGGCTACGGCAGTGATCCGATGCCTCCCCACAACCTCACCTACACCACGCTCGGCGCTGCGATGCTGTGGGTGGGATGGTTCGGCTTCAACGCCGGTAGCGAACTGGCCAGCGATGGCCTCACTTCGTCGGCGTTTGCCGTGACGCACTTCTCGGCTGCTGCCGGAACGCTCAGCTGGGCCTTGATGGAATGGGTACTGCGTGGCAAGCCCAGCGTGCTCGGTGCTTGCTCGGGCGCAGTGGCGGGACTCGTCTGCATTACACCAGCGGCTGGCTTTGTTGGCCCGATGGCGGCCCTCGCGATGGGCTTCATCGCTGGCATTGTCTGCTTCCTCGCTTGCACCAAGCTGAAGCACACCTTTGGCTACGACGACTCGCTCGACGCCTTCGGGGTTCACGGCGTGGGTGGAACGCTCGGCGCGATCCTGACCGGCGTGTTCGCAACGGTCAACGTGGCCGACACCGCCCTCATCAGCAACGGCAAGCCCCTCGGCCTGGTCGATGGCGAAACGCGGGTGCTGGTGGGTCAGATTGTCGCCACCCTCGTCACCTGGGTGGTTTCGGCGATTGTGACCTTCGTGCTGCTGAAAGTGCTCGACCTAACGATGGGGCTGCGTGTCCGTCGCGACGAAGAACTGCAAGGTCTCGACCTCAGCCAGCATGGCGAAGAAGGCTACATCTTCCTGTAG
- a CDS encoding Mov34/MPN/PAD-1 family protein, with translation MSSDIDFGELKEDSHARRLRPDQNRQLTVQAVGKLREGELPIYVDLDAARDMELHAVSDKTVELGGVMLGYFCEDEQQQPFVMVTDSLRAAHYESTRGSFKFTHDTWEQITRTREEFPAELQMVGWYHTHPDWGVFLSGLDLFICDNFFNKPLDVALVIDPCRRDRGFFQWTTGRKPRTQQTGGFFLMTSRHRAEELEQFVASLTAPEEIQLMSSTSKQISGTSHVHLHTTPPPPPPPVWQQLAGQVGMFAQLVLLAILVWKIASPPVAETAPANTAPAVTRKDLIDVTQALTARVDETVKQSRSQSRDEARAEFYDDMMRELRGSEPGFVERLQAKYDQTESLREISESQRVMISELQASNQATVEKLEALRVESEERIASLADTVEQLETKKTELEIALRELKASTTPATVAAAEKPAETEGEAETTLFSRKQAIIGLSLLGGGGLLAAIVTFFVRRSPNGGSSGHTESVATISDDKSSTATKPSKNVLSKSSPPSAKDAVAGTENRSTSSEREGGDA, from the coding sequence GTGAGCTCCGACATCGATTTTGGTGAGCTGAAAGAAGATTCGCACGCTCGGCGTTTGCGTCCCGATCAGAATCGGCAACTGACAGTGCAGGCCGTGGGGAAGCTGCGCGAAGGTGAGCTCCCCATCTACGTCGACCTCGATGCGGCGCGCGACATGGAACTGCATGCCGTGAGCGACAAAACGGTCGAGCTGGGTGGCGTGATGCTCGGCTATTTTTGTGAAGACGAGCAGCAACAGCCGTTCGTGATGGTGACCGATAGTCTCCGCGCTGCGCACTACGAAAGCACCCGTGGAAGTTTCAAATTCACGCACGACACGTGGGAGCAGATCACGCGGACGCGCGAGGAATTTCCCGCCGAACTACAGATGGTGGGCTGGTATCACACGCATCCCGATTGGGGTGTGTTTTTATCGGGGCTCGATCTCTTTATCTGCGACAATTTTTTTAATAAGCCGCTCGATGTGGCGCTCGTGATCGATCCCTGTCGGCGCGATCGTGGGTTCTTTCAGTGGACCACCGGTCGCAAGCCACGTACGCAGCAGACCGGCGGCTTTTTTTTGATGACGAGCAGGCACCGCGCGGAAGAGCTGGAGCAGTTTGTTGCTTCCCTCACCGCCCCCGAGGAAATACAGCTGATGAGCAGCACATCGAAGCAGATTTCCGGAACTTCGCACGTCCATTTGCATACCACGCCTCCTCCTCCCCCTCCACCAGTTTGGCAGCAGCTCGCTGGGCAGGTCGGTATGTTTGCGCAGCTGGTTCTGTTGGCGATTCTGGTGTGGAAGATCGCCTCGCCTCCCGTGGCGGAGACAGCTCCCGCGAATACGGCGCCCGCTGTCACTCGCAAAGATTTGATCGACGTTACTCAAGCGCTCACGGCGCGTGTCGATGAAACGGTAAAGCAAAGTCGCAGCCAATCGCGCGACGAGGCTCGCGCCGAGTTCTACGACGACATGATGCGAGAGCTGCGCGGCAGCGAGCCCGGTTTTGTCGAGCGGCTGCAAGCCAAGTACGATCAAACCGAATCGCTGCGCGAGATCAGCGAGTCGCAGCGAGTGATGATCAGCGAACTGCAAGCGAGTAACCAGGCGACGGTCGAGAAGCTCGAAGCGCTCCGCGTCGAGAGCGAGGAACGAATCGCCAGCCTCGCCGACACCGTGGAGCAGCTGGAAACGAAAAAAACGGAACTCGAAATCGCCCTCCGGGAGCTGAAAGCCAGCACGACACCTGCCACCGTAGCAGCGGCTGAGAAACCTGCCGAAACGGAGGGAGAAGCCGAGACGACGCTGTTCAGCCGAAAGCAGGCCATCATCGGGTTGTCGTTGCTCGGTGGTGGGGGGCTTTTGGCTGCGATTGTCACCTTTTTCGTCCGCCGCTCGCCAAACGGGGGCTCGAGTGGTCATACTGAATCGGTGGCAACGATTTCGGACGACAAGTCGAGCACTGCTACGAAACCGAGTAAGAACGTGCTGAGTAAGTCTTCGCCTCCGAGTGCGAAGGATGCAGTGGCAGGTACGGAAAATCGCTCGACCTCGAGTGAGCGTGAAGGAGGTGATGCGTGA
- a CDS encoding RING finger protein — MNDGPVFGFFLFIAVIIIIFVVATLSQQQAQANLQQVVRKYRGKLLYAGGFFSNTKLSIQVGSTQGELEYVRRGKVDYMVIRLPWPEARFRCQLQVEDAMKKLGKLMGMQDIQVGNFVFDDLFMISGEDERAVRELLTPSVQHQIVRLYKLHERSSMYSYRDLEVTWMRGLLAITKPRGSGSAEIVSAFIDAAADLYEAALGACNSGIEIISEKRVLVDVKTACPVCSDELSGALVQCTACKTSHHRDCWSYFGSCATYGCGSKRCRNVGGGRGAA, encoded by the coding sequence ATGAACGACGGACCAGTCTTCGGCTTTTTTCTCTTCATTGCGGTCATAATTATCATTTTTGTGGTCGCGACCTTGAGCCAGCAGCAAGCGCAAGCCAACCTGCAGCAGGTGGTGCGCAAGTATCGTGGCAAGCTTCTCTACGCCGGGGGCTTTTTCAGCAATACCAAGCTCTCCATTCAAGTCGGTTCGACCCAAGGTGAACTGGAGTACGTGCGCCGCGGTAAGGTCGACTACATGGTGATTCGCTTGCCGTGGCCCGAAGCTCGTTTTCGGTGTCAGTTGCAAGTCGAAGATGCGATGAAAAAGCTTGGCAAGCTGATGGGGATGCAGGATATCCAGGTCGGTAATTTTGTGTTCGACGACCTGTTTATGATCAGCGGAGAAGACGAGCGCGCGGTTCGCGAGTTGCTTACGCCTTCGGTGCAGCATCAGATTGTGAGGCTGTACAAACTTCACGAACGGAGCTCGATGTACAGCTATCGCGATCTCGAAGTGACTTGGATGCGCGGCCTTTTGGCGATCACCAAGCCGCGTGGCAGTGGCAGCGCCGAGATTGTGAGTGCGTTTATCGACGCCGCTGCCGACCTCTATGAAGCCGCGCTAGGTGCGTGCAATTCAGGAATCGAAATCATTTCCGAGAAGCGTGTGCTCGTCGACGTGAAAACCGCCTGCCCTGTCTGCAGCGACGAATTGAGCGGAGCGCTCGTGCAATGCACCGCCTGCAAAACGAGCCATCATCGCGATTGCTGGAGCTATTTTGGAAGCTGCGCCACCTATGGCTGTGGCTCAAAACGCTGCCGCAATGTGGGCGGAGGTCGCGGGGCGGCCTGA
- a CDS encoding PD40 domain-containing protein, protein MKNRLLSLVTLLVGLTSVHTSVVAQPPGVASSGPSIEAKTLGNIKQLTSGFVKAGEGYFSPDGKQIVYQAQPLDYPFYQIFRQSLDGGRPLQISTGRGRTTCSYFSIDGTKILFASSHLDPAIDATEAAERKQQEEDKKSGVRRRYKWDFDPYTEMFEADLDGKILKQLTNEKGYDAEGAYSKDGKLIAFCSDRDGDADLYVMNSDGTGVRQLTNAPGYDGGPFISPDGKWVVFRSDRKEKDMLQLFVIGIDGKNETQLTDTNGVNWGPYWHPSEPIIIWSGADHSDPTARPNYDLWAARYEIASDGKFKLGTTQRVTDFAGADVLPVFSPDGKKLMWTSTRSDDHSSQLFLADFLLEVK, encoded by the coding sequence ATGAAAAATCGCCTACTTTCCTTGGTAACCCTCCTGGTCGGCCTGACCAGCGTCCATACGTCGGTCGTGGCGCAGCCTCCCGGAGTGGCGAGCAGCGGTCCTTCGATCGAGGCCAAAACACTCGGCAATATCAAGCAGCTGACCAGCGGGTTCGTGAAAGCGGGGGAAGGCTATTTCTCCCCCGATGGCAAGCAAATCGTCTATCAAGCTCAGCCGCTCGACTACCCGTTCTATCAAATCTTCCGGCAGTCGCTCGACGGTGGCCGCCCTTTGCAAATCAGCACCGGCCGGGGTCGCACCACCTGCAGCTATTTTTCGATCGACGGAACGAAGATCCTGTTCGCTTCGAGCCACCTCGATCCGGCCATCGACGCCACCGAAGCGGCCGAGCGTAAGCAGCAGGAAGAAGACAAGAAGTCGGGGGTTCGTCGCCGCTACAAATGGGATTTCGATCCTTACACCGAGATGTTCGAGGCTGATCTCGACGGGAAGATTTTGAAGCAGCTGACCAATGAGAAGGGGTACGACGCGGAAGGGGCCTACTCGAAGGATGGCAAACTGATCGCCTTTTGCAGCGACCGCGATGGGGATGCCGACCTCTATGTGATGAACAGCGACGGCACCGGCGTTCGCCAACTCACCAATGCCCCTGGCTACGATGGTGGTCCGTTCATTTCGCCCGATGGAAAGTGGGTGGTGTTCCGTAGCGATCGGAAAGAAAAAGATATGCTGCAGCTGTTTGTAATCGGCATCGATGGCAAAAATGAAACTCAGCTGACCGACACCAACGGTGTGAACTGGGGGCCATATTGGCACCCGAGCGAGCCGATCATCATTTGGTCGGGGGCAGACCATAGCGACCCAACGGCACGTCCGAACTACGACCTGTGGGCTGCTCGCTACGAAATCGCCAGCGATGGGAAGTTCAAACTCGGCACCACGCAGCGCGTCACCGACTTCGCCGGGGCAGATGTTCTGCCGGTCTTCTCCCCTGACGGAAAAAAACTGATGTGGACCAGCACCCGCAGCGACGATCATAGCAGTCAGCTTTTCCTGGCCGACTTTCTCCTCGAGGTGAAATAG
- a CDS encoding ThiF family adenylyltransferase has protein sequence MAEPLIVDQDDRYSRLRLIGWWDQAKLQRSRVLVVGAGALGNEVIKNLVMVGVGHLIVIDLDTIENSNLTRSVLFRARHEGQSKAHVAAEMASEINPDVVITPIRGNVMTELGLGLFRDIDVAIGCLDNREARLWVNRCCWKTSTPWIDAGIQEISGVVKVFTPPESPCYECGMTENDYKLINLRYSCPLLPREDLLAGKVPTAPTSASIMAAIEVQEALKVMHGLPVKGGEAYVYSGLTNQFYTTRYQRKEDCLSHDTYPTAIDLPLSSETATAKDLFTAAAAHLPGEGPLTLHLDRDLVTGMKCAQCGAVREIVRASPLVTFRDAVCECREVMSVDRTHAIDESSPWSDRPLKTLGIPLYDIVRITREATGEEGFFLLAADRDRVLVKLPADAASREKKEPAQ, from the coding sequence ATGGCCGAGCCACTGATTGTCGATCAAGACGACCGCTATAGTCGCCTGCGACTCATTGGCTGGTGGGATCAAGCGAAGCTGCAGCGTTCGCGAGTGCTGGTGGTTGGCGCTGGGGCGCTCGGTAACGAAGTGATTAAGAACCTGGTGATGGTGGGGGTGGGCCATCTGATTGTGATCGACCTCGACACGATCGAAAACTCGAACCTCACACGCAGCGTGCTGTTCCGTGCTCGTCACGAAGGACAAAGTAAAGCGCATGTTGCTGCGGAAATGGCCAGCGAGATCAATCCCGATGTGGTCATCACACCCATTCGCGGAAATGTGATGACGGAACTGGGGCTGGGGCTCTTTCGCGATATCGACGTGGCGATTGGCTGCCTCGACAATCGCGAGGCGAGGCTGTGGGTCAATCGCTGCTGCTGGAAAACGAGCACCCCGTGGATCGACGCCGGCATTCAAGAGATCAGCGGCGTGGTGAAGGTGTTTACGCCACCCGAGAGCCCCTGCTACGAATGCGGGATGACCGAAAACGACTACAAACTGATCAACTTGCGCTATAGCTGCCCTCTTTTGCCGCGCGAGGATTTGCTTGCTGGTAAAGTGCCGACAGCGCCGACCAGTGCGTCGATTATGGCCGCGATTGAAGTGCAGGAAGCGCTCAAGGTGATGCACGGTTTGCCGGTCAAAGGGGGCGAAGCGTACGTCTATAGCGGTCTCACCAATCAGTTCTACACCACGCGCTATCAGCGCAAAGAAGACTGCCTGAGTCACGACACTTATCCCACTGCGATCGACCTTCCGCTGTCGTCGGAAACTGCGACGGCGAAAGATCTGTTTACGGCAGCGGCCGCGCATCTGCCGGGGGAAGGTCCACTCACGTTGCACCTCGATCGCGATTTGGTCACGGGAATGAAGTGCGCCCAGTGCGGAGCGGTCCGCGAGATCGTGCGCGCGAGTCCACTCGTCACGTTTCGCGATGCCGTTTGCGAATGCCGCGAAGTAATGTCGGTCGATCGCACGCATGCGATTGACGAGTCGAGCCCCTGGTCCGATCGGCCCCTGAAGACGCTCGGGATTCCTCTGTACGACATTGTTCGCATCACGCGCGAAGCAACGGGCGAGGAAGGGTTCTTTTTGCTCGCTGCCGATCGCGATCGTGTGCTCGTGAAACTCCCGGCCGATGCTGCGTCGCGCGAGAAAAAGGAGCCTGCTCAGTGA
- a CDS encoding NUDIX domain-containing protein — MAKHPIARSCGVLVLRDKLSQKKKTVAREFLLMRHKDRWDLPKGHVDLGETDHDCAMRELWEETGIERDDIAIDPTFRWETRYDVKWDGKPVEKTLVIFLGLLTREVKIKPTEHAGFEWFPWNPPHAVQKQTIDALLAAAEKHLAAQ, encoded by the coding sequence ATGGCCAAGCATCCCATAGCACGCTCGTGTGGCGTTCTCGTCCTCCGCGATAAGTTGAGCCAGAAGAAGAAAACCGTCGCGCGCGAGTTTCTGCTAATGCGCCACAAAGATCGCTGGGATCTTCCCAAAGGGCATGTCGACCTGGGAGAGACCGACCACGACTGTGCGATGCGCGAACTTTGGGAAGAGACCGGAATAGAGCGCGACGATATCGCTATCGATCCCACGTTTCGCTGGGAAACTCGCTACGACGTGAAGTGGGATGGCAAGCCGGTCGAGAAGACCCTCGTCATCTTTTTGGGACTGCTCACGCGTGAAGTAAAAATCAAACCGACCGAGCATGCTGGCTTCGAGTGGTTTCCCTGGAACCCGCCGCATGCCGTTCAAAAGCAAACGATCGACGCGCTGCTGGCAGCAGCGGAAAAGCATCTCGCGGCGCAATAG